The sequence below is a genomic window from Rudanella lutea DSM 19387.
TTGAATACAGTTGCTGGTCGTGGTGGGGCTATCCGTATTGTTACGGGTACGATCATGAGCCCGGCTACTAAGGCTGTAGTGGCTGATTTCGTGGCGAAGTTTCCTACAGCTCGCCATATCATGTACGATGCCAACTCCTCTTTTGGTATTGTACAGGCTAATCAGACATCATTCGGGCAGGCGGTAATTCCTTCGTACCGTTTTGATCAGGCGCAAACGATTGTAAGCATCGGTGCTGACTTCCTCGGCACATGGGTAGCTCCTCTGGAGTTTGCTCGTCCGTATGCTGAAACCCGCAAAGTAGGCGCTAACAAGAAAGACATGTCGCGTCATTACCAATTCGAAACGGTAATGAGCATGACAGGTTCAAACGCTGACTACCGCGGTACTTACAAGCCATCACAGGAAGGCCTGGTTGTGGCTGCCCTTTATAACAAAGTGGCTGCTAAGCTGGGTGGTTCTCCGATTGGTGGCGTATCAGCGGTTGAAGTTCAGTACCTTGACAAAGCTGCCGCTGACCTCGCGGCATCGCGCGGTCGTTCACTGGTTGTTTGTGGCTCAAATGACCCGAATGTCCAGGTAGTGGTAAACGCCCTGAACAGCCTCTTGGGTAGCTACGGAACTACAATTGATCTGGGTACGCCACTCAACTACCGTCAGGGTAACGACCAGCAGATGAATGCCTTTATCAATGAGGCTAAATCAGGTGCTGTTCAGGCCGTTCTGTTCTTTGGTGCTAACCCGGTTTATGATCACCCACGGGGTACGGAACTGGCCGAAGCTCTGCCAAAGATTGCTCTGTCAGTATCATTTGCTGATCGGGCAGAAGAAACCGCATCATTGTGTAAGTACATCACGCCCGCACCTCACTACCTGGAGTGCTGGGGCGATGCAGAGCCCAAGCGTGGCTTCTTTAGCATCTCGCAACCTGCTATCACGCATATCTTCAAAACGCGTCAGTTCCAATCGAGCTTGCTGACGTGGGCAGGTCGTCCAAACGACTTCCAGGCCTATCTGAAGAATTTCTGGCGGGCAAACTATTACCCACAAGCAAGCGGCTTCGCTTCATTTGATGCATTCTGGATCCAGACGTTGAATGATGGTGTATTCGAGCCAAACAAAGGTGCAGCAACTGCTTCGGGTGCTTCATTCAATACTGCTGCTCTTGCTCCTGCTGGTTCAGCCATTGCGCAACGCTATCGGCCCACTAACAACATTGAATTGGCCCTTTACGAGTCAGTTGGTGTTGGAACAGGCGCTATGGCTAACAACCCCTGGCTTCAGGAACTTCCCGATCCGGTAACGAAGGCCTGCTGGGATAACTACGCTATGGTTTCTCAGAAAACAGCTTCTGAGAAAGGCTGGGAGCAAGGCGACCTGATTAGCATATCGGTAGATGGTAAAGCCGCTATCGAAGTGCCTGTTCTGGTTCAGCCTGGTCAGGCCGACAACACGGTTGGTGTAGCTATTGGTTATGGTCGTGAAAAAGCTGGCCGCGCTGCTGCCGGTGTTGGTAAAAACGCCTATCCGCTTGCTTCCATCGTAAACGGTAACATCTCAATGGTAGCCGTCAATGCGAAAGTAGACGGAGCCAGTGGTAAGCGTGAAATCGCACAAACGCAAACGCACGAGACCGTTATGGGTCGCCGGGCGGTGTTGCAGGAGGCTACGCTCGCAGCTTACAAGAAAGACAAACTAGCTGGTCGCTACATTCCAAAGGTTGAGACATCAGAAGGACCTGTAGATGCCACCGACATTACTCTGTGGCATGGTTATGGCAAGCCAAACCACTCATGGGGTATGGTGATCGACCTGAACTCGTGTATCGGTTGTGGCGCTTGCGTGGTAGGTTGTAACTCAGAGAATAACATTCAGGTTGTAGGCCGCGACGAGGTTATCATGCGTCGTGAAATGCACTGGATGCGTATCGACCGGTATTACAGCAGCGACGGTGAAGAGGGCGATTACAAAGCGCTGGAGGTAGCCTCGGCTAACCCAGAGGTGACCTTCATGCCGATGCTTTGCCAGCATTGCTCAAACGCTCCCTGCGAGACAGTTTGCCCGGTATTGGCTACTACGCACAGCACCGAAGGTCTGAACCAGATGACGTACAACCGTTGTATCGGTACGCGTTATTGTGCCAACAACTGTCCGTACAAAGTTCGCCGGTTCAACTGGTTTAAATATTTCGACAACGACAACTTCGATTACCACTTCAACAATGACCTCGGTAAGATGGTCATCAACCCAGACGTAACCGTACGTTCACGGGGTGTGATTGAGAAGTGCTCATTCTGCGTGCA
It includes:
- a CDS encoding TAT-variant-translocated molybdopterin oxidoreductase, with amino-acid sequence MENTTKRYWKGVEELRNDAQFVKNANTEFNNATTQEDLLGDNPQRRDFLKAMGFGMAAVSLAACEAPVRKAIPYLNKPEFTFPSISDYYASTFTEGGDYAAVLVETREGRPIKIEGNPASSITRGGTTARVQASVLSLYDVDKLKGPKRGEADIDWATADREIINQLNTVAGRGGAIRIVTGTIMSPATKAVVADFVAKFPTARHIMYDANSSFGIVQANQTSFGQAVIPSYRFDQAQTIVSIGADFLGTWVAPLEFARPYAETRKVGANKKDMSRHYQFETVMSMTGSNADYRGTYKPSQEGLVVAALYNKVAAKLGGSPIGGVSAVEVQYLDKAAADLAASRGRSLVVCGSNDPNVQVVVNALNSLLGSYGTTIDLGTPLNYRQGNDQQMNAFINEAKSGAVQAVLFFGANPVYDHPRGTELAEALPKIALSVSFADRAEETASLCKYITPAPHYLECWGDAEPKRGFFSISQPAITHIFKTRQFQSSLLTWAGRPNDFQAYLKNFWRANYYPQASGFASFDAFWIQTLNDGVFEPNKGAATASGASFNTAALAPAGSAIAQRYRPTNNIELALYESVGVGTGAMANNPWLQELPDPVTKACWDNYAMVSQKTASEKGWEQGDLISISVDGKAAIEVPVLVQPGQADNTVGVAIGYGREKAGRAAAGVGKNAYPLASIVNGNISMVAVNAKVDGASGKREIAQTQTHETVMGRRAVLQEATLAAYKKDKLAGRYIPKVETSEGPVDATDITLWHGYGKPNHSWGMVIDLNSCIGCGACVVGCNSENNIQVVGRDEVIMRREMHWMRIDRYYSSDGEEGDYKALEVASANPEVTFMPMLCQHCSNAPCETVCPVLATTHSTEGLNQMTYNRCIGTRYCANNCPYKVRRFNWFKYFDNDNFDYHFNNDLGKMVINPDVTVRSRGVIEKCSFCVQRIQEGKLNAKKERRRLLPDEVQTACAQACPTNAIVFGDMNNPESTISKVLASELESRAFHVLEEINVRPQISYLTKIRNKDEEPKQKSVQESQA